The Cyprinus carpio isolate SPL01 chromosome B22, ASM1834038v1, whole genome shotgun sequence genome contains the following window.
TGTTGTCTAATGAATCTTATTCTGAATCAGTGAATCGACTTTGATCTGCTTGAGTGATTCGAGTCACTCTGATCTGAATCCTGAATCACGTCGCTTTTTCTCGAGCAGGTGTGTGAGGATCAGAAGTGTGAGGAGGAGGTGTTTCCTCTGGCCGTTCATTACCTGGACAGGTACATATCCCAGAATGCCGTGCACAGGTGCCGTCTTCAGCTGCTGGGGTGCGTCTGCATGTTCCTGGCCTCCAAACTCAGGGAATCGGTTCCTCTGAGCGCCGCCAAGCTGTGCGTCTACACGGACCACGCCGTCTCCGTCCCAGAGATCGTGGTAACGTCACGTGACCCGCTTTTACGTAAACCGCTAGCATCCAGctatatgactggttttgtgctccagggtcacatttatgtatttaatattatttttttttagctctgcTTGTGGTAATGATTCTAAATGTATCTTGCGGCTGCTTGAGGCTGGTGATTGTGTTAGTGGTGCTGCTGTGTGATGTGTGCAGCAGTGGGAGGTGCTGCTGGTGTCGCGTCTGGACTGGGATCTGGCCGCGGTTCTGCCGTCGGATTTCTTGGAGCCGCTGCTGCAGACGCTGCCCCTGAGCGCCGGGGACACGGCTTCGGTCCGGAGACACGCGCTCTCCTACATCGCTCTGAGCTCCACAGGTACTGAGTCACTGATtcacacgattcgttcaaaacctGGATTCATTCAGTGCCTCGCAtacacacaacagttctgctgtagctttaaaggtaatatttatataacagaCGCACCATATTGTggcacaatattaacttcttgtttacggaactgttgtataaaatcacattcgcactcgtgtgatattgctctcgCTGCTCAAAGCTCATACAGggacaaagctgcatttatggAAACTGACGTCCccgttgtgtgtgttttcagagctgAAGTTCTCGGTCTTCGCTCCGTCTGCGGTGGCCTGCTCGTGTGTGACGGCGGCTGTGATCAGACTGGACGTCCTAAAGAACCAATACAGCCCCGACGGCCTGCTGCAGCGGCTGAGGGACGTGCTGGACACGGACATGGTGAGGACACATTGACTCGTAAGGGCTCGATGGCTCTGCCTCGACTGAGCCGCTCTCTCTCTGTGCTCCAGGTGTCGCTGCGCTCCTGTCTCTCGTCGCTGGAGGACACCATCAGTCAGATGCTGCCGCCTCCACCCGAGCAGGACCTCCCGCTCTGACAGGTGGACGCATCGAACCCTCGCACATCTGTTGCTCAAGCCAATGGATTCTAGTGTTTTCCCTCTTGTTGTTGACGGTTCCGGTACATTTGCGTTTGTTGGCGATGTTCGCATTAGTTTTAATGTCGCAGATGTTCTGCACCCAAGCAAATATTTGCATTGTCAGGAAACCTTCGCgtgattttacacaacatttatttcatgctgcCTTTAGACTTGAATGTATGTTATTGATATactctttttttaactttaaagacatgtgtgtgtgaaaataaacaGCATTGATGTGGACGGTGAATGGGTTTTGATGTGGTGGTTTAAACAGAAATGccactttcacaatgaaaatcaaaagacaggatggttttgcattaagaaaatgagCCTGTTCTTCATCATGCTATTATTTCTAAGATTAGATTTGAATTAAAACtagcataaattaaattcagaacAACAAACACTACCATGATATATACACTGGCACGGCGTGAATATTTCTTGCATACTAATTAGCAAATTTACTCGtgataaaaataatgtcacaatgcaaaaaatgacCCCAAATAATCTCAGTTGTCTTTGATAATTTAAATAATCTACATCCCAAAACACATTCAATACTACACAccataagtgtttttttaaggCATTGTTAGTTTATCATtagcattttataaatgcataactttctcaacattttatttcagttaacgttcaCTGCATTTCAAGTaaccaaaatgttttaatgtctatGTTTTGATCAACTGTAAAAACCCTGGTATTGGGTCATACTTCCGCTGCAAAAGAACACAGACACCTTTGTTGCACacttttttccatttgttttattgttgagtCAAAGAGACATCAGGGCAGATAGATCAGGCACTTTGGCAAATAAACATGCAGGAACTCAAACAAAATATAACACCAAACAGAAGAATGGCAACTCATTACCTGGTTTATCTCGAGCTGTGACACTCCGAGCTCCTGTTAATTACACAGGACTCACAAAAACTGTATGGAGAGTTCAGATTTACTGACGACCCCAAACACCCCACTATGACACCAAAACACCCTTCCATCCCAGTCCTAAATAGCTGTAACCACACAGTTGTTAACATCCATTAAATCTCACCATTTCAACACGCAGAATGTTTGTAATAAAACTTGAGAAGCGCTTTTAGTTTAATCTTACTCTGAAAGGTCACATTGTATTTTACCATCCTAATAAACTACGATATGGAAGCAGTTCAAACACTCCTATCTGCACAATTCTTATCACGAAACAGATGCAAAACTAAAGTCTGGACTGCATACAGTCATAAACAGACAGTAGATTATTGTATCCGTGCACCTGTGAACTCGGAGCAGATCAAGCATGTTGTAAAAGTCAGAAATTGGCGGGAACGATCTTCAAGAGCTGTGAGTTTTTGCACAGTGCTGTTGTTGTGTTCTAAAACCAGTATTCACCTTAAAAACAAACTGTACTCACAATGGTTCTAAACTTTATCACGAGTCatctttggtatttttttttttgactagcCAACACCCTAAacagtcatttgaaaacatttctaAGAATAACCAGTCAGTTGTTCATGACTGGGAGCAAGGCAGCTGACGAAATAAAAGGCATTTTTCTCAAACCAAGTCTACATAATAAAAACCACTCTTTTGCATGTTACAACACAAACTGCTGTTCCCTCAAAATTAAATGCATGTCCTAAACAGGATGTCCTGTCCTCTATGAAGGCCGATTTCCTGCTGGGCCATTCCCTGACCACTCTTTGTCTGGAATTGCTCCAGAACATTTCCAAGTACTTTCCTAGCCGGCTTCCTTTTCCTAGAGTTGCGTCATCTCTGCACATCGTAGTCTCTGTGCGTTTCAGCTTGCGGTTGCTCCCAAGGCTTGTTTATAAGTCTGAGTGACGTTTTCGCAGTCAGATATTGAAAACACGCTATCGGACACTCCTGCGCGGTAGCAGGCCACATCTATTTCCCAGTGTCCCTGGTACTGGGACTCTTCCCTCAAGTCGAGGAGATTGTCAGCGGACACGCATCCTCGCATCCTCCGTCCACCTGCTGGTCGCTCCATTGGGGCGACTGGAATCTCGCGCTCAGGTAGGTCAAGTCTGTCGAAGGACTCCGAGGAGAGGATGCTATCCTCACTGATCGCGCCGCTCGGTCTGGATCTGTTGACCACCGTTGGTAAGGAGGGTGCAAGCTGGTCCAGCGAGCCGAATTCCTGCAGGCCGCCGGAAAACTTGCCGTGCCGTTTGAGGATCCCCTTGCGGTGTGGCACCGGTGACGGGTTCCCAAGAGTCTGTCCGGAGTTCTCTGGAGAAGAGGAATAATAGCCTGATTCGCTTTCCGAAGGCTTCTTCAGGATGCCTTTAGGAGGTGGAGGAAGGACAGTTGGTGCCAAAGCGTTCTGGCTTTTCTCCTCCAAGGGTGTAGCCTGGGAGTCACTGGGCGCTTTCTGTTTAAGACTCCCCCGCTTCTTTAGAATCCCTTTAGATGGGCGAGGAGCTTCCTGCATGGTCTGCGAGACGTTGTTTTCTTTGCGCGACCTGCGTATGGAGCGCTGTCGCTGGACCGGTTCTCCTCCGGTGGCCCCACTTGTCCGCAACAGGCAGCGCATCTTAGAGCTGCTCTCCAGAAGAGGACGAGATGTGCGGCGTAGCCAGTCTGCGATACGAGTCGGGCCACCAATTTGACACGCAGCGGCCGCATGTCCTGGCTCCTGATGCGCAGCTGCAGGTTCGCTCTGAGCCAGTAGAGGGAGCTGATAGCCCCAGTTGAGCCACCAGTGACCCGCGATCTCCTCCAACGTAGCTCTACGCTCTGGGTTTACCATCAACATCCAGCGGATCAAACCACACGCATCTGTGGGGCGACAACAAGGATTAGAATTGATGCTACAGATGACCTACAACAGGGATGTCCGGTCCTGCATCAGGAGGGCCACCTTCCAGTCGAGTTAGCTCCAGCTCTAATTAAACTTGCCCAAGCCAACTAACCAGTGTCATCAGGATCACTAGAGGCAGGTGTGTCGGAGCTAATCTCTGCAGGAAAATGGACCTCCAGatgcaggactggacacccctggcCTACAACATCACAGACTTCAAAGCTGCATTCAAACAGACTGGTTTGTGGTTTCTGGATGTCATTCTTTTTCAGTAAGGGTTAGCAACGTGAGGGACTGTTGGCAGTGCAAAGCACGTGTATCCATGTGGCACGGTTCCAAAGTCTTATGTAACTATGCAAATGATCAGCAATGCAGTGTTTTGACTACTAATGGAAATGAAAGCATGGGAGCGCAAACAGTGCACAGTATCTGCGTTACCCAcccctgttcctggaggcacaccaaTCGTACACATCTTCAAACTCTTcccaaacaaacacacctgattcaactcatctgcttgttagtagagactccaagacctgagaTGGGTAAGGGAGACATCCAGAATGTGTACTgttggtgtgcctccaggaacagggctGGGAAACATTGCGTGGCGAGATTAGTTCATGTTACTCTGGGCAGGTTCCCGGTTCTCTGTAATGTAGGGACATAGctaaaaatgatgcattaaaaatacCATGTGAGAAATTGGATCTCATCAAAAATATTAACTCAACATTAATACAGCCACTGCAACCAGACAACCTCCGGCAATAAAGTTGCTGCCGTTGTGAACTCAACAGTCAGAACTCAACTTTATGGGACCGCCAACAGATGGACGGCTATCTGCTATAATGGCTTATCTGCTAGAAATAGATAAGCTCCATCTATAAAACTGCTGGATTGCATGGTTGAAAGAGCCAAGTCTAGACCTTCGCTTTGGCAAACACAGTAAACCAGTTTCGTTCGTTGGTTTAAAAATAGAGCAAACAGTACACAAAGGCGGTCTCTTGAGTTTCGGTTGTCTTCTGTCTGGTTTAAGAGCCTCACCAGATGGTTTGGTGGGTTTGCGGTAGTTTCCGGTGCTGATCTGCTGGACCAGCTTCTTGTGGTCTTGTCCGTCGAAAGGCATGGCT
Protein-coding sequences here:
- the ccnd3 gene encoding G1/S-specific cyclin-D3 — translated: MELFCHEHVEPDSSSRPVRAFRDAVLTRDSRVCRNLLSSERPSIKPGTEPTDEQRYVRPILTGWMLQVCEDQKCEEEVFPLAVHYLDRYISQNAVHRCRLQLLGCVCMFLASKLRESVPLSAAKLCVYTDHAVSVPEIVQWEVLLVSRLDWDLAAVLPSDFLEPLLQTLPLSAGDTASVRRHALSYIALSSTELKFSVFAPSAVACSCVTAAVIRLDVLKNQYSPDGLLQRLRDVLDTDMVSLRSCLSSLEDTISQMLPPPPEQDLPL
- the LOC109080006 gene encoding NUAK family SNF1-like kinase 2 gives rise to the protein MECDGDPGVARVKRQAVKRHHHKHNLKHRYEFLQTLGKGTYGRVKKAVDRSGRTVAIKSIRKEKIRDEQDLMHIRREIEIMSSLAHPHIISIHEVFENKEKIVIVMEYASKGDLYDFICDKQHIPESQARHFFRQIVSAVQYCHRNGIVHRDLKLENILLDDNGNIKIADFGLSNLYQNDQFLQTYCGSPLYASPEIVNGRPYRGPEVDSWSLGVLLYTLVHGAMPFDGQDHKKLVQQISTGNYRKPTKPSDACGLIRWMLMVNPERRATLEEIAGHWWLNWGYQLPLLAQSEPAAAHQEPGHAAAACQIGGPTRIADWLRRTSRPLLESSSKMRCLLRTSGATGGEPVQRQRSIRRSRKENNVSQTMQEAPRPSKGILKKRGSLKQKAPSDSQATPLEEKSQNALAPTVLPPPPKGILKKPSESESGYYSSSPENSGQTLGNPSPVPHRKGILKRHGKFSGGLQEFGSLDQLAPSLPTVVNRSRPSGAISEDSILSSESFDRLDLPEREIPVAPMERPAGGRRMRGCVSADNLLDLREESQYQGHWEIDVACYRAGVSDSVFSISDCENVTQTYKQALGATAS